In Amycolatopsis coloradensis, one genomic interval encodes:
- a CDS encoding RNA polymerase sigma-70 factor yields MSGRREAHGAMDPATEAFVTHRDLLFTVAYEMLGSATDAEDVLQETWLRWAGVALETVLDPRAFLVRITTRQALKRLRTLGRRKESYVGPWLPEPLLTTPDVAEDVELAASVSMAMLLVLETLAPTERAVFVLREVFAVGYDEIAKAVDKTPAAVRQIAHRARAHVAARRPRGTGSPAEHRAALQAFQAAVETGDLQGLLDILAPDVVALSDGGGVKHALLRPIVGADKVARLLAVGWWKRDAERSVEQVQVNGGPGLLVRVGGEIDGVLAVRVESGYVTGAYHVRNPEKLSSVTREITVSR; encoded by the coding sequence ATGAGTGGACGACGCGAGGCGCACGGCGCCATGGATCCGGCGACCGAAGCGTTCGTGACCCATCGCGATCTGCTGTTCACCGTGGCCTACGAGATGCTCGGATCGGCCACCGACGCCGAGGACGTCCTGCAGGAGACCTGGTTGCGCTGGGCGGGCGTCGCGCTCGAGACGGTGCTGGACCCGCGGGCGTTCCTGGTCCGCATCACCACCCGGCAGGCGCTCAAACGACTACGGACGCTCGGCAGGCGCAAGGAGTCCTACGTCGGCCCGTGGCTGCCCGAACCGCTGCTGACCACGCCCGATGTCGCCGAGGACGTGGAACTGGCCGCCAGCGTCTCGATGGCGATGCTGCTGGTACTGGAAACACTCGCGCCGACCGAGCGAGCGGTCTTCGTGCTGCGGGAGGTTTTCGCCGTCGGCTACGACGAGATCGCCAAGGCCGTCGACAAGACTCCCGCCGCCGTACGCCAGATCGCCCACCGGGCGCGAGCCCACGTCGCCGCGCGCAGACCGCGCGGCACCGGGTCACCGGCCGAGCACCGTGCCGCGCTCCAGGCGTTCCAGGCTGCGGTGGAAACCGGCGATCTGCAGGGTCTGCTCGACATCCTCGCGCCGGACGTCGTCGCGCTCAGCGACGGCGGCGGGGTGAAACACGCCCTGCTGCGGCCGATCGTGGGCGCGGACAAGGTGGCTCGTCTCCTCGCCGTCGGCTGGTGGAAACGCGACGCGGAAAGGTCCGTCGAACAGGTACAGGTCAACGGCGGCCCCGGCTTGCTGGTCCGCGTCGGCGGGGAGATCGACGGCGTACTGGCGGTACGGGTCGAAAGCGGCTACGTCACCGGCGCCTACCACGTCCGCAATCCCGAGAAACTTTCAAGCGTGACAAGGGAGATCACCGTGAGCCGGTGA
- a CDS encoding carboxymuconolactone decarboxylase family protein, giving the protein MSTTSTTGPRSRMPNPLPFVPELGEVGAGLHQVIKNGALPAATVGLVQLRAGQLLGSTYFVVRETGALRGLGETEERITSVVTWHDARCFTDAERVALELVEAVFTPNASGERVPDELYAKASAHYDHKALWTLVMTIAHIAFFAPAALIAKPIPGMPPGRNYTD; this is encoded by the coding sequence ATGTCCACAACCTCGACGACGGGCCCGCGGTCACGTATGCCCAATCCGTTGCCGTTCGTACCCGAGCTGGGGGAAGTAGGCGCTGGTCTGCATCAGGTCATCAAGAACGGTGCCCTTCCCGCGGCGACCGTCGGCCTGGTGCAGTTGCGCGCGGGCCAGTTGCTCGGCAGCACGTATTTCGTCGTCCGTGAAACGGGCGCGCTGCGGGGGCTCGGGGAAACCGAAGAGCGGATCACCTCCGTGGTCACCTGGCACGACGCCCGGTGTTTCACCGACGCCGAACGGGTCGCGCTGGAGCTGGTGGAGGCCGTCTTCACCCCGAACGCGTCGGGGGAGCGCGTCCCCGATGAGTTGTACGCCAAGGCATCCGCGCACTACGACCACAAGGCACTTTGGACGCTCGTCATGACCATCGCCCATATCGCCTTCTTCGCCCCCGCCGCGCTCATCGCCAAGCCGATCCCGGGGATGCCACCCGGCCGGAACTACACCGACTGA
- a CDS encoding epimerase: MNKFAVAGATGRLGRHVVDVLTERECEVVPMSRATGVDIVTGDGLAEALTGVGVIIDVASWHASDQKAATEFFRTSARTLHEEGRRAGVTRIAAASIIGVDNATTGFLAAKKDHEEFLTSGPLPVRLLRAAQFHEFVVQLLDWRRDGVAYVPAMPTQLVACRAVAEELVDLATAPAAPGPSIPEIAGPRREIMAEAARLVGARLGIKVADADAAGVPDGDIAARGGFLPGPHAKLAGPTFRDWLETQP; the protein is encoded by the coding sequence ATGAACAAATTCGCGGTGGCGGGAGCGACCGGGCGGCTGGGACGGCACGTCGTCGACGTCCTCACCGAACGGGAGTGCGAAGTCGTGCCGATGTCCAGGGCCACTGGCGTGGACATCGTCACCGGTGACGGTCTCGCCGAGGCGCTCACCGGGGTGGGCGTCATCATCGACGTCGCTTCGTGGCACGCTTCCGACCAGAAGGCGGCGACGGAGTTCTTCCGTACGTCGGCCCGCACTCTGCACGAGGAAGGCCGCAGGGCCGGTGTCACCCGGATCGCCGCGGCCTCCATCATCGGCGTCGACAACGCCACCACCGGTTTCCTCGCCGCCAAGAAGGACCACGAGGAGTTCCTGACGTCCGGTCCGCTGCCGGTCCGACTGCTGCGGGCGGCACAATTCCACGAATTCGTCGTTCAGCTGCTCGACTGGCGCCGCGACGGCGTCGCCTACGTCCCGGCCATGCCCACCCAGCTCGTGGCCTGCCGCGCCGTGGCCGAGGAACTGGTCGATCTGGCCACCGCTCCGGCCGCGCCGGGACCGTCGATTCCCGAGATCGCCGGCCCACGCCGGGAGATCATGGCGGAGGCGGCCCGGCTCGTCGGCGCCCGCCTGGGCATCAAGGTCGCCGACGCCGACGCGGCAGGCGTGCCCGACGGCGACATCGCCGCCCGAGGCGGGTTCTTGCCCGGTCCGCACGCCAAGCTGGCCGGTCCGACCTTCCGGGACTGGCTCGAAACCCAGCCCTGA
- a CDS encoding alpha/beta fold hydrolase yields the protein MAGPEDVPHRGFGLSTPEPGYRYWPEEHADVVTGFLDALGIEGTTLAGQDWGGLIGLAAAQRRPGAFDRLVLANTWAWPRAASWSGGSTSSSTPSSPPATDGGNPPRPR from the coding sequence GTGGCTGGTCCGGAGGATGTCCCGCACCGCGGCTTCGGGCTGTCGACGCCGGAGCCCGGCTACCGCTACTGGCCCGAGGAGCACGCGGACGTGGTCACCGGGTTCCTCGACGCGCTCGGCATCGAGGGAACGACCCTGGCCGGGCAGGACTGGGGCGGACTGATCGGCCTGGCCGCCGCTCAGCGACGGCCAGGCGCCTTCGATCGGCTCGTGCTAGCGAACACCTGGGCCTGGCCGCGGGCCGCTTCCTGGTCCGGCGGTTCAACCTCCTCGTCAACACCTTCATCCCCACCGGCCACCGACGGCGGAAACCCACCGCGGCCGAGATGA
- a CDS encoding acetyl-CoA hydrolase/transferase family protein has protein sequence MRVLSESQLGSVLAGVPASRPRVVVSGNFATPMRALNVLDAALAEYRLFALNAQAGMPDREGVLLETPFVGAGMRGRAGLRYFPSRLSLVPQLLKTALPPDVVLLHTSVPVDGVVSLGTEVNILPAAVEAVRARGGLVVAQVNPEMPFVHGDGLLPVSEIDYALDVAEPLLSPVPRPVGDTARTIGERVAGLVEDGATLQLGIGGIPDATLAAVTGRRGLAIWSEMFSDGVLALDRAGALDPAVPVTASFVFGTAELYRWLDRNPRIRLLRTEKTNDPAVIARQRGLVSVNSALEVDLFAQANASRVRGAIYSGFGGQTDFVVGALHSPGGRAIIALPSWHPKADVSTVVPRLAGPVTSFQHSFLVSEHGVATIWGNDSNEQARQIVDHVAHPEAREELVTRGRELGFTLS, from the coding sequence ATGCGCGTCTTGTCGGAGAGTCAGCTCGGTTCCGTCCTGGCGGGCGTTCCCGCGTCACGCCCCAGGGTGGTGGTGAGCGGGAACTTCGCCACCCCGATGCGGGCGCTGAACGTGCTGGACGCCGCGCTGGCGGAGTACCGGTTGTTCGCGTTGAACGCGCAGGCGGGAATGCCGGACCGCGAAGGGGTGCTGCTGGAGACGCCGTTCGTGGGTGCGGGGATGCGCGGCCGCGCCGGTCTGCGGTACTTCCCTTCGCGGTTGTCGCTGGTGCCGCAACTGCTCAAGACCGCGTTGCCGCCGGACGTCGTCCTGCTGCACACCTCGGTGCCGGTGGACGGCGTGGTGTCGCTGGGCACGGAGGTGAACATCCTGCCCGCGGCCGTCGAGGCGGTGCGGGCGAGGGGTGGCCTTGTCGTCGCGCAAGTCAACCCGGAGATGCCGTTCGTCCACGGTGACGGGCTCCTTCCGGTCAGCGAGATCGACTACGCCCTCGATGTGGCCGAGCCGCTCCTGTCGCCGGTCCCGCGGCCGGTGGGGGACACGGCGCGGACCATCGGTGAGCGGGTGGCCGGACTGGTCGAGGACGGCGCGACCCTGCAACTGGGCATCGGCGGGATCCCGGACGCGACACTGGCCGCGGTGACCGGACGACGCGGACTCGCGATCTGGTCCGAGATGTTCAGCGACGGCGTTCTCGCGCTCGACCGCGCCGGTGCCCTCGATCCGGCTGTGCCGGTGACGGCGTCGTTCGTGTTCGGTACCGCGGAACTGTACCGATGGCTCGACCGCAATCCGCGGATCCGCTTGCTACGCACGGAAAAGACGAACGATCCCGCCGTGATCGCCCGGCAGCGCGGCCTGGTGTCGGTGAACAGCGCGCTCGAGGTGGACCTGTTCGCGCAGGCCAACGCGAGCCGGGTGCGAGGGGCGATCTACTCGGGATTCGGCGGCCAGACCGATTTCGTGGTCGGGGCGCTGCATTCACCCGGCGGGCGGGCGATCATCGCGCTGCCGTCGTGGCATCCGAAGGCCGACGTCTCGACGGTCGTGCCGCGGCTGGCCGGGCCGGTGACGTCGTTCCAGCACAGCTTCCTGGTGAGCGAACACGGCGTCGCGACCATCTGGGGCAACGATTCCAACGAGCAGGCGCGGCAGATCGTCGACCATGTCGCGCATCCCGAGGCCCGGGAGGAACTCGTGACGCGGGGCAGGGAACTGGGCTTCACGCTTTCGTAG
- a CDS encoding GAF domain-containing protein — MSRHPRAGGDPGTLPSDLTGAVAAITARLVGTPDNDTVLRLILDVGTELLGASAAGVLLSRPGGGLEVVASAGKTRFLESLQTDIDQGPCVDSIAMATVISSTDLAEDGSRWPKFVPAALAAGFRAAVAVPLRLDGQAMGGFNLLYDTEMTLERWQLELAQVVSDLAVLALVQERGGRRSDRFLEATVTALNGRVQLGQAVGVVAGTLGIEPAAAQAAILAYVHENGRALREVTGAITGGTLDPAVVAGDQDSA; from the coding sequence ATGAGTCGTCATCCAAGGGCTGGCGGCGATCCCGGCACGCTGCCCTCCGACCTGACCGGAGCAGTGGCCGCCATAACCGCGCGCCTGGTCGGCACGCCGGACAACGACACCGTGCTGCGCCTGATCCTCGATGTGGGTACCGAGTTGCTCGGGGCGTCCGCGGCCGGTGTGCTCCTGTCGCGCCCCGGTGGCGGACTGGAGGTGGTGGCATCCGCCGGGAAGACGCGGTTCCTGGAATCGCTGCAGACCGACATCGATCAGGGACCGTGCGTCGATTCCATCGCGATGGCCACCGTGATCAGCTCGACCGATCTCGCGGAGGACGGTTCGCGATGGCCGAAGTTCGTCCCGGCGGCGCTCGCGGCCGGATTCCGCGCGGCGGTCGCGGTCCCGTTGCGGCTGGACGGGCAGGCGATGGGCGGATTCAACCTGCTCTACGACACCGAAATGACACTGGAGCGGTGGCAGCTGGAGTTGGCGCAGGTCGTGTCGGATCTGGCGGTGCTCGCGCTGGTGCAAGAACGCGGTGGCCGCCGCTCGGACCGGTTCCTGGAGGCCACGGTCACCGCGCTGAACGGCCGGGTCCAGCTCGGCCAGGCTGTCGGCGTCGTGGCGGGAACACTCGGGATAGAGCCGGCGGCGGCCCAAGCCGCGATTCTCGCCTACGTCCACGAAAACGGCCGGGCGTTGCGTGAGGTGACGGGTGCGATCACCGGCGGCACCCTCGACCCCGCCGTCGTTGCCGGGGACCAGGACAGCGCCTGA
- a CDS encoding GAF and ANTAR domain-containing protein, whose amino-acid sequence MDAAILALRGGSHAEEVLGASEQGAADLAEAQYTVGEGPGVEAFTSGSPVLVPDLNIEQVRWPGFAQAALASGVAAMFAFPLQLGAIRLGTLELIRHSPGGLPSDELRDAVLAADLGAAALLRQARSAEAEGHEFAPEPVRSYQDVNVATGMLAAQLHIGLDDAFTRLRAHAYSRNRSILEVARDVLKRRIVLDELAE is encoded by the coding sequence GTGGACGCGGCGATCCTGGCGTTGCGGGGTGGTTCGCACGCCGAGGAGGTCTTGGGCGCCAGCGAACAGGGGGCCGCCGACCTCGCGGAAGCGCAGTACACCGTCGGCGAGGGGCCCGGCGTGGAAGCGTTCACGAGCGGATCTCCGGTGCTGGTCCCGGATCTGAATATCGAGCAGGTGCGCTGGCCTGGTTTCGCGCAGGCGGCCCTCGCCAGCGGGGTGGCGGCGATGTTCGCGTTCCCGCTCCAGCTCGGCGCCATCCGGCTCGGCACCCTGGAACTGATTCGCCATAGTCCCGGCGGGCTGCCCAGCGACGAGCTGAGGGATGCCGTGCTGGCGGCGGATCTCGGCGCTGCGGCGTTATTGCGGCAGGCGCGGTCGGCAGAGGCCGAGGGCCACGAATTCGCCCCGGAGCCGGTTCGGTCGTACCAGGATGTCAATGTGGCCACCGGAATGCTGGCCGCTCAGTTGCACATCGGCCTCGATGACGCCTTCACCCGCCTGCGCGCACATGCCTACAGCCGGAACCGGTCGATCCTGGAAGTCGCCCGTGATGTGCTGAAACGGCGCATCGTCCTGGACGAGCTCGCCGAATGA
- a CDS encoding SDR family NAD(P)-dependent oxidoreductase, with the protein MTRTILVTGGGTGIGKAVAAKFAASDAVVHITGRRKDVLVATAAELGSSVRPLVCDSTDPEQVVASLAELDGPIDVLVNNAGGNADFDLPERDGLAGVLARWRANLDANLISAVLTTTAVESRLSEGGSVIHIGSIAADQGAGSYGAAKAGLASWNVDLARRLGAHGITTNVVAPGYIRETEFFRDKLPAERAEQLVDATCTGRAGIPVDIAETVYFLASAGARHITGQTLGVNGGAHPSR; encoded by the coding sequence ATGACTCGGACAATCCTGGTCACCGGTGGGGGCACCGGCATCGGCAAGGCCGTGGCGGCGAAATTCGCGGCGTCGGACGCCGTCGTGCACATCACCGGACGACGCAAGGACGTACTGGTCGCGACGGCGGCCGAACTGGGCTCGTCGGTCCGGCCACTCGTCTGCGACAGCACCGATCCCGAGCAGGTCGTCGCCTCGCTGGCCGAGCTGGACGGACCGATCGACGTGCTGGTCAACAACGCCGGCGGCAACGCCGACTTCGATCTCCCCGAGCGGGATGGGCTCGCCGGAGTCCTCGCGCGGTGGCGGGCCAATCTGGACGCCAACCTGATCAGCGCGGTGCTGACCACCACCGCCGTGGAGAGCAGGCTGTCCGAAGGCGGATCGGTGATCCACATCGGGTCCATCGCCGCCGACCAGGGTGCCGGATCGTACGGCGCGGCCAAGGCCGGGCTGGCGTCGTGGAACGTCGACCTGGCCCGCCGGCTCGGCGCCCACGGGATCACCACGAACGTGGTCGCGCCTGGCTACATCCGGGAAACCGAGTTCTTCCGGGACAAGCTCCCCGCCGAGCGGGCCGAGCAACTGGTCGACGCGACCTGCACCGGCCGTGCCGGGATTCCCGTCGACATCGCCGAAACGGTGTACTTCCTCGCTTCCGCGGGCGCTCGGCACATCACCGGACAGACTCTCGGAGTCAACGGCGGCGCCCACCCGAGCAGGTGA
- a CDS encoding MarR family winged helix-turn-helix transcriptional regulator: MSAAAEQDPTPDAADEIEAAWQRERPGTSTESIGIVTRVWQLAKVFGEDRRRVLFDSGVDSATLDLLSVLRRSSPPYSLTTRELARSTLVTAGAISQRVARAEREGLVERHTEPPGRSVYVTLTPAGHALVEQTVDRVLERELELISGLSDEQRAQLASLLRVLLAEVQSRCDDHGVSHVGDVGTAL, translated from the coding sequence ATGAGTGCAGCGGCCGAACAGGACCCGACGCCGGACGCGGCGGACGAGATCGAGGCGGCGTGGCAGCGCGAACGGCCCGGAACGTCGACCGAGTCCATCGGCATCGTGACCCGGGTGTGGCAGCTGGCCAAGGTGTTCGGCGAGGACCGCCGCCGTGTCCTCTTCGACTCCGGCGTCGATTCGGCCACGTTGGACCTGCTCAGCGTGCTCCGGCGCAGCTCGCCGCCGTACTCGTTGACGACCAGGGAACTGGCGAGGTCGACCCTGGTCACGGCGGGAGCGATCTCGCAGCGGGTGGCCCGCGCGGAACGCGAGGGATTGGTCGAGCGGCACACCGAACCGCCCGGCCGCAGCGTGTACGTGACACTGACCCCGGCCGGGCACGCGCTGGTGGAGCAGACCGTCGACCGGGTGCTCGAGCGGGAACTCGAACTGATTTCCGGGCTGAGCGACGAGCAGCGGGCTCAACTCGCCTCACTGTTGCGGGTGCTGCTCGCCGAGGTACAGAGCCGGTGCGACGATCACGGTGTTTCCCATGTCGGCGATGTCGGTACGGCCCTCTGA
- a CDS encoding LysE family translocator: protein MLAFTAAAAVIVIVPGPDQALLLQTSAAAGRPAAVRTAAGVLLGIVLWGIASVVGLSALPANGSVAFRVVTVIGAAYLMWLGVMALRSALSPPAPAPNREGRGNTGFFLRGLLMNCLNPKIGLFYLSILPQFLPGSAASALGAELVLFAIYVTVSALWLFGFAFAAGSLHPFLNRPPVKRSLDSVVGVILLGLGVVALVGV, encoded by the coding sequence GTGCTCGCTTTCACGGCCGCGGCGGCGGTCATCGTCATCGTTCCGGGGCCGGATCAAGCGCTCCTGCTCCAGACGAGTGCCGCCGCCGGACGTCCGGCGGCGGTGCGCACCGCCGCCGGGGTCCTGCTCGGCATCGTCTTGTGGGGTATCGCTTCGGTGGTGGGGCTATCGGCGTTGCCGGCCAACGGCAGTGTGGCGTTCCGGGTCGTCACGGTGATCGGCGCGGCCTACCTGATGTGGCTCGGGGTCATGGCTCTGCGTTCCGCGCTGTCGCCGCCGGCTCCCGCGCCGAACCGGGAAGGTCGCGGGAACACGGGTTTCTTCCTGCGCGGACTGCTCATGAATTGCCTGAATCCGAAGATCGGCCTGTTCTATCTGTCGATTCTTCCGCAGTTCCTCCCGGGCTCGGCGGCGTCGGCCCTCGGCGCCGAGCTCGTGCTCTTCGCCATCTATGTCACGGTGAGCGCCCTGTGGTTGTTCGGGTTCGCGTTCGCGGCCGGAAGTCTCCACCCGTTCCTGAACCGGCCGCCGGTCAAGAGATCGTTGGATTCGGTCGTGGGCGTGATCTTGCTGGGACTCGGAGTCGTCGCCTTGGTGGGAGTGTGA
- a CDS encoding alpha/beta fold hydrolase, giving the protein MSTKDSHFTVHRDGVAIQVSRGGRGRPLVLCPGLLTTQADLRELIELLRRDHDVMTFDLRGHGLSSSADRYTFEAFLGDFGAVMAELEDHAPLLVGHSLGADLAVHYAAGHPDAVSGLVLIDGANPVPEPFLTEADLPGFRAMAEGLRHEFERVAGTERQVLLTPQDFLDLNIEIEAVRSGILDRYRKIDRPIHLIMSTSMAGNSDDDQARWRNENWRAGVERLVRERPHLTTSRLDADHRLVVTHAREISRLIREATF; this is encoded by the coding sequence ATGAGCACGAAAGACAGCCATTTCACGGTCCACCGGGACGGCGTCGCGATCCAGGTCTCCCGCGGCGGCCGGGGACGGCCGCTGGTCCTGTGTCCCGGGCTCCTCACGACTCAGGCCGACCTGCGCGAGCTGATCGAGCTGCTGCGCCGCGACCACGACGTGATGACCTTCGACCTCAGGGGTCATGGCCTCTCCTCGTCCGCGGACCGGTACACCTTCGAGGCGTTCCTCGGCGATTTCGGCGCCGTCATGGCGGAGTTGGAAGACCACGCGCCCCTGCTCGTGGGGCATTCGCTCGGCGCGGACCTGGCCGTGCACTACGCCGCCGGTCATCCGGATGCCGTGTCCGGGCTCGTCCTCATCGACGGCGCGAATCCGGTACCCGAACCGTTCCTCACCGAGGCCGACCTGCCGGGGTTCCGTGCGATGGCCGAGGGACTGCGGCACGAGTTCGAGCGGGTCGCGGGCACCGAGCGTCAGGTGCTGCTGACTCCTCAGGACTTCCTCGATCTGAACATCGAGATCGAAGCGGTGCGCTCCGGCATCCTCGACCGGTACCGGAAGATCGACCGCCCGATCCACCTCATCATGTCGACCTCGATGGCCGGGAACAGCGACGACGATCAGGCGCGGTGGCGCAACGAGAATTGGCGGGCCGGAGTCGAACGGCTCGTCCGGGAACGGCCACACCTCACCACGTCGCGGCTCGACGCCGACCACCGGCTCGTCGTCACCCACGCCCGGGAGATCTCCCGGTTGATCCGCGAGGCGACCTTCTGA